From Candidatus Hydrogenedentota bacterium, a single genomic window includes:
- a CDS encoding site-specific integrase: MRGKIGNRLLAVLQPREKPFEIADSEIAGFLIRVSPHGSRHYFVRYRLPNGQQTRMKLGSAAVLTPTQAREMAKQALAEVARGEDPAAGRKHSRGHSLRSFLEEVYLPWVHVNRKSGKMMVQALLAGFPELLDKKLADINVWLVEKWRHKRLEEGLKPATTNRLIAYLKSALSRAVEWNLLDETPLRRVKSLREDNSRVRFLDPDERQRLLQALDRRDEQLKEERDNHNAWRRERGYPETPDLRGNAFADYLKPMVLLSLNTGLRRGELFSLEWSDINLDGKRLTVRAAATKGGKTRHIPLNQTALDVLRRWHAQSDGEGLVFRNPRTDGRFTHIYTAWENLLNEAEINNFHWHDMRHDFASNLVMAGVDLYVVKELLGHSSITMTERYSHLAPAVMAAAVAKLDMKGAGAAEKPSRKAAKR; the protein is encoded by the coding sequence ATGCGGGGAAAAATCGGAAACCGGCTCTTGGCTGTGCTTCAGCCTCGTGAAAAACCCTTTGAAATCGCGGATTCTGAAATCGCGGGCTTCTTAATCAGGGTTTCGCCCCATGGTTCGAGGCATTATTTCGTCCGATACCGCCTGCCGAATGGACAGCAGACGCGCATGAAATTGGGAAGCGCCGCGGTGTTGACTCCCACCCAGGCGCGTGAGATGGCGAAGCAGGCACTGGCAGAGGTTGCTCGCGGTGAGGACCCCGCAGCCGGGCGAAAACACTCCCGAGGCCACTCGCTCAGGTCATTCCTCGAGGAGGTCTACCTGCCGTGGGTACACGTGAATCGCAAGAGCGGCAAGATGATGGTGCAGGCGTTGTTGGCCGGATTCCCGGAGCTGCTGGACAAGAAGCTTGCGGATATCAATGTCTGGCTTGTGGAGAAGTGGCGGCACAAGAGGTTAGAGGAAGGGCTAAAGCCAGCAACCACGAATCGCTTGATCGCGTACCTGAAGAGTGCACTGTCGCGGGCGGTGGAGTGGAATTTGTTGGACGAGACGCCGCTGCGCCGGGTGAAGTCCTTGCGCGAAGACAACAGCCGTGTCCGGTTTCTCGACCCTGACGAGCGGCAACGGCTGCTTCAAGCGCTGGACCGCCGTGACGAGCAGTTGAAAGAGGAGCGGGATAACCATAATGCCTGGCGCCGCGAAAGGGGTTACCCCGAGACGCCCGACTTGAGGGGAAATGCGTTCGCGGATTACCTCAAGCCCATGGTGCTTCTAAGCCTGAATACGGGATTGCGCCGGGGGGAGCTCTTCAGTCTCGAATGGTCCGACATCAACCTCGACGGAAAACGTTTGACGGTCCGCGCCGCAGCGACCAAAGGCGGCAAGACACGACACATTCCGCTCAACCAGACGGCGCTTGACGTCTTGCGCCGCTGGCATGCTCAGAGCGACGGCGAAGGACTTGTGTTCCGGAACCCGCGCACGGACGGGCGTTTTACCCACATATACACCGCCTGGGAAAACCTCCTGAACGAAGCCGAAATCAACAACTTCCACTGGCACGACATGCGACACGACTTCGCCAGCAACCTGGTCATGGCAGGCGTTGACCTCTACGTCGTAAAGGAGTTGCTCGGCCACAGCTCAATCACCATGACGGAGCGCTACAGCCACTTGGCGCCGGCGGTGATGGCTGCAGCCGTCGCAAAGCTGGACATGAAAGGCGCCGGAGCGGCGGAAAAGCCTTCAAGAAAAGCGGCGAAGCGCTGA